Proteins encoded together in one Oenanthe melanoleuca isolate GR-GAL-2019-014 chromosome 7, OMel1.0, whole genome shotgun sequence window:
- the LOC130255593 gene encoding class II histocompatibility antigen, B-L beta chain-like codes for MGRVAAAAAALVALGAPPGAGAELPGVFQHMLKGECYFINDTEKVRLVVRDFYNREELVRFDSDVGVYVGLTPHGKIRARTRNSDAEWMERRRTEVDTYCRRNYKISSRFLVERRVPPSVSISLMPSSSQPGPGRLLCSVMDFCPAEIQVRWFQGQQELSEHVVATDVAANGDWTYQLVLLETHPWRGVTYTCQVEHVSLERPLSRHWEIAPDAARSKVLTGIGAFVLGSVFLALGLGFYLSKKVRGGAGGRVPPVPERVRSPRVPQLGTRDLSGAHGEGSPDARNPPKPLCPCPRQPHRGQKMEPRVPGWG; via the exons ATGGGGCGAGTGGCGGCAGCTGCGGCcgcactggtggcactgggagcccccCCTGGGGCGGGCGCGGAGCTCCCGG gagtTTTCCAGCATATGCTTAAGGGCGAGTGTTACTTCATTAACGACACGGAGAAAGTGAGGTTGGTGGTGAGAGACTTCTACAACCGGGAGGAACTCGTGCGGTTCGACAGCGACGTCGGGGTGTATGTGGGGTTAACCCCCCACGGGAAGATACGTGCCCGGACCAGGAACAGCGACGCGGAATGGATGGAGAGAAGACGGACTGAGGTGGACACGTACTGCAGGCGCAACTACAAGATCTCATCCCGCTTCCTCGTGGAGCGCAGAG tgccccccagcgTATCCATCTCGCTGATGCCCTCGagctcccagcccggccccggccgccTGCTCTGCTCCGTGATGGATTTCTGTCCTGCCGAGATCCAGGTGAGGTggttccagggccagcaggagctctcgGAGCACGTGGTGGCCACCGACGTGGCGGCCAACGGCGACTGGACCTaccagctggtgctgctggaaacccaCCCCTGGCGCGGGGTCACCTACACGTGCCAGGTGGAGCACGTCAGCCTGGAGCGCCCCCTCAGCCGGCACTGGG AGATTGCGCCGGACGCCGCCCGCAGCAAGGTGCTGACGGGGATCGGGGCCTTCGTGTTGGGCTCGGTCTTCCTGGCGCTGGGGCTCGGCTTCTATCTGAGCAAGAAGGTTCGGGGGGGTGCCGGGGGtcgtgtcccccctgtcccgGAGCGTGTGCGCTCCCCGCGGGTCCCCCAGCTCG GTACGCGAGATCTCAGCGGTGCCCATGGCGAGGGCTCGCCCGATGCCAGGAACCCCCCAAAGCcgctctgtccctgcccccgGCAGCCGCACAGGGGACAGAAAATGGAACCGAGGGTTCCTGGCTGGGGATAA